A stretch of the Candidatus Zixiibacteriota bacterium genome encodes the following:
- the nth gene encoding endonuclease III, translating into MKENPDRTKKIIARLKKAYPDARCTLDFKTPHQLLVATILSAQCTDERVNIVTRDLFKKYKTPEDFARADIKEIEQDIRSTGFFRNKARSIKESAKALIESHNGRMPETMDQLVQLAGVGRKTASVILGAAFNKAEGIVVDTHVARLSQRLGFTTHKDPIKIERDLMTIIPEKDWIIIAQLLIDHGRAVCRARRPDCDNCILAEYCPSAHEI; encoded by the coding sequence ATGAAAGAAAATCCCGATCGCACTAAAAAAATCATTGCCAGACTGAAAAAGGCTTATCCCGACGCCCGCTGTACTCTGGATTTCAAAACACCTCATCAGCTTCTGGTTGCGACTATTCTTTCCGCCCAGTGTACCGACGAGCGCGTCAATATTGTCACCCGGGATTTATTCAAGAAATACAAAACTCCCGAGGATTTCGCCCGCGCAGATATAAAAGAAATCGAACAGGATATCCGGTCCACCGGGTTTTTCCGCAATAAGGCCAGATCGATCAAGGAATCGGCAAAGGCCCTGATTGAAAGCCATAACGGCCGGATGCCGGAGACCATGGATCAACTGGTTCAACTGGCCGGGGTCGGGCGCAAAACCGCCTCGGTTATCCTGGGCGCCGCCTTCAATAAGGCCGAGGGAATCGTGGTCGATACCCATGTGGCCCGCCTCTCACAGCGTCTGGGATTCACCACACATAAGGACCCGATCAAAATCGAACGGGATCTGATGACTATCATCCCTGAGAAAGACTGGATTATTATTGCCCAACTCCTGATCGACCACGGCCGCGCCGTATGCCGGGCCAGACGCCCTGATTGCGATAATTGCATTCTGGCCGAATATTGCCCTTCGGCCCATGAAATTTAA
- a CDS encoding DUF1385 domain-containing protein, with product MPDLSVGGQAVIEGVMMRSTDKISTAVRIPSGEILVKTEKYISLAKRHKFLGLLVIRGVITFFEMLVMGIKTLNFSADVAVKEMEKKEAEEKGQEYNPRERQMSNFTIFGTVVIALGLGILIFFFTPLLISSLLHVEKDALSFNLVAGIIRVILFLLYVWFISLFGEFKKVFQYHGAEHKSIFAYENGDELTPESVGKYTTHHPRCGTSFILIVALFAILVYSISDTVFAVITGYPPALLTRFAIHFSLLPLVAGGSYELLKLSGKTRDNALTRTLIQPGLWLQRITTKEPSPEQMEVAIVALETALGITESKITVKRTCL from the coding sequence ATGCCTGACTTATCTGTCGGCGGACAAGCGGTAATTGAGGGAGTCATGATGCGCTCCACCGACAAAATCTCGACCGCCGTCCGCATTCCCTCCGGTGAAATCCTGGTCAAAACCGAAAAATATATTTCGCTTGCCAAAAGACATAAATTCCTGGGCCTGCTTGTTATTCGTGGCGTTATCACTTTTTTCGAAATGCTGGTGATGGGCATCAAAACCCTAAATTTCTCGGCCGATGTGGCGGTTAAGGAAATGGAAAAGAAGGAAGCCGAGGAAAAGGGCCAGGAGTATAATCCCCGCGAAAGACAGATGAGTAATTTTACCATATTCGGCACCGTCGTGATTGCCCTCGGCCTGGGTATCCTGATATTCTTTTTCACCCCCCTTTTGATCTCCTCCCTTCTGCATGTCGAGAAGGATGCCCTCTCATTCAATCTTGTCGCCGGAATTATTCGCGTCATTCTGTTCCTTCTGTATGTATGGTTCATTTCTCTCTTTGGCGAATTCAAGAAAGTCTTCCAGTATCACGGCGCCGAGCATAAATCGATTTTCGCCTACGAAAACGGCGATGAACTGACCCCGGAAAGTGTCGGCAAATATACCACCCACCACCCCCGGTGCGGCACCAGCTTTATCCTGATCGTAGCCCTTTTCGCCATCCTGGTTTACTCCATATCCGATACTGTCTTCGCGGTTATCACCGGTTACCCCCCGGCTCTTCTAACCCGTTTTGCCATCCATTTCAGCCTCTTGCCGCTGGTAGCCGGCGGTTCTTACGAATTACTTAAACTCTCCGGGAAAACCCGCGATAACGCCCTGACCCGCACCCTCATCCAGCCCGGACTCTGGCTCCAGCGTATCACCACCAAAGAACCCTCCCCGGAACAGATGGAAGTCGCGATTGTCGCCCTGGAGACCGCCCTCGGTATCACTGAGTCGAAAATCACCGTTAAAAGAACTTGCCTTTAG
- a CDS encoding TldD/PmbA family protein produces MSINREKLARLALNKCRQLDVEYADVRFERIEDENISISSGTVEPIERTVTEGLGIRVIHNGAWGFASTDDLSEDNIRRKAEMASEIAQASALVNEARVVLAPLEPAIGRYISPYEIDPFSLSLEEKINFLREIDSAMAISGPGMDSRTCFASFRKREKYFTSTDGADIQQFIIQTGGGLSLGMTPSHRERYERSFPTSSGQYESKGYELLEELNLKEAIPRLAEEIKMLTTAEECPVKETTLVLSGDQVSLQIHESIGHALELDRVFGAERNFSGTSFATPDKLGNLQFASDIVTVRTDGTVPHALASCGYDDEGVPSYSTDLIRNGLLVNYLSSRETAARIGKSSTAAMRANSWRNIPIVRICNILLEPGNKSFDQIISEVDDGIYMDTVESWSIDDERKYFQFGCEIGWLIEGGKLTRPVKNPTYSGCTTDFWNRCSAIADRNSYRVWGTPNCGKGQPGQNARTAQGAAPARFDRIQIGE; encoded by the coding sequence ATGAGCATCAATAGAGAAAAACTGGCCCGCCTGGCGCTTAACAAATGCCGCCAGCTGGACGTTGAATACGCCGATGTTCGTTTTGAACGGATTGAGGATGAAAATATTTCCATATCCTCCGGAACGGTCGAACCGATTGAGCGCACCGTCACCGAAGGCCTCGGTATCCGGGTGATTCATAACGGAGCCTGGGGATTTGCCTCAACCGATGATCTTTCAGAAGACAATATCAGGAGAAAAGCCGAAATGGCGTCCGAGATTGCCCAGGCCTCGGCCCTGGTTAATGAGGCCCGGGTCGTACTGGCCCCGCTTGAGCCGGCTATCGGGCGCTATATTTCCCCATACGAAATCGATCCTTTCAGCCTCTCTCTCGAGGAGAAAATAAATTTCCTGCGGGAGATTGACAGCGCCATGGCCATATCCGGCCCGGGGATGGACTCCCGCACCTGCTTCGCCTCTTTCCGCAAGAGAGAGAAATACTTCACCTCGACCGACGGAGCCGATATCCAGCAATTCATTATTCAGACCGGAGGCGGGCTATCGCTCGGCATGACTCCTTCACATCGTGAACGCTATGAGCGCTCTTTCCCCACTTCTTCGGGACAATATGAATCGAAAGGTTATGAACTGCTGGAGGAATTGAATCTCAAAGAGGCTATTCCCCGTCTGGCCGAGGAAATTAAAATGCTAACCACGGCCGAGGAATGCCCGGTTAAAGAAACCACTCTGGTTTTGTCCGGTGACCAGGTTTCGCTTCAGATACACGAATCGATCGGTCATGCTCTCGAACTGGATCGGGTTTTCGGAGCCGAGAGAAATTTCTCCGGGACTTCCTTTGCCACCCCGGATAAACTCGGAAACCTGCAATTCGCCTCGGATATTGTTACTGTTCGCACCGACGGTACCGTCCCGCATGCGCTGGCTTCCTGCGGTTACGATGATGAAGGCGTTCCCAGTTACTCAACTGATCTGATAAGAAACGGCCTTCTGGTCAATTACCTGTCCTCACGCGAAACCGCCGCCCGGATCGGTAAATCGTCCACAGCGGCCATGCGGGCTAACAGCTGGCGCAATATCCCCATCGTCCGCATCTGCAACATCCTTCTCGAACCCGGCAATAAGTCATTCGATCAGATCATTTCGGAAGTCGATGACGGTATTTATATGGATACGGTGGAATCGTGGTCAATCGACGATGAACGAAAATATTTTCAATTTGGTTGTGAAATCGGCTGGTTAATCGAGGGCGGAAAACTGACCCGCCCGGTCAAGAATCCAACCTACTCGGGTTGCACTACGGACTTTTGGAATCGATGTTCCGCCATCGCCGACCGCAATTCCTACCGCGTCTGGGGGACACCCAACTGCGGCAAAGGTCAACCCGGGCAGAATGCCCGAACCGCCCAGGGTGCCGCCCCGGCCAGATTTGACCGGATTCAGATTGGAGAATAA
- the rpmE gene encoding 50S ribosomal protein L31, with protein MKPKIHPNYYDTTITCHCGNVIKTRSTAKDIKVEICSNCHPYFTGRQKLVDTAGRIERFRRKYGLDKKDQNKTKESGK; from the coding sequence ATGAAACCGAAAATTCACCCGAACTATTACGACACGACCATCACGTGCCACTGCGGAAATGTGATTAAGACGCGGTCGACTGCCAAGGATATCAAGGTGGAAATCTGTTCCAACTGCCATCCCTATTTCACCGGCCGCCAGAAACTGGTTGATACCGCGGGAAGAATCGAGCGTTTCCGCCGGAAATACGGGCTGGATAAAAAAGACCAGAACAAAACCAAAGAATCCGGCAAATAA
- the prmC gene encoding peptide chain release factor N(5)-glutamine methyltransferase → MKTAEEKLRQAGIESAAVEIEIILETLLDVERIDIYLHGERLIDNTVLEKFNRIVDQRTTRRPLQYILGEAYFYGRKFLVSDDVMIPTPETELLCQLAIGYVNNEAMETAEILDLGTGSGVIAVTITAELAGAYVTAVDISRAALMMARKNAAIHALDSRIKFAVSDLFSGILTDEKYDLILSNPPYIAEKEYDTLPPEVLADPRQALVSGPEGLDLIKRLIDKAPDHLNPNGRLMFEIGYDQGKKIAKLTADDSRYRSLSIIKDLNDIDRVVILSV, encoded by the coding sequence TTGAAAACAGCCGAAGAAAAATTGCGGCAGGCCGGAATCGAGTCGGCCGCCGTCGAAATTGAAATTATTCTGGAAACTCTGCTTGATGTCGAACGGATAGATATCTATCTGCATGGTGAGCGGTTGATCGACAATACCGTTCTGGAAAAATTCAATCGGATTGTCGATCAGCGAACCACCCGTCGCCCCCTGCAATACATTCTTGGAGAGGCCTATTTCTATGGTCGGAAATTCCTGGTCAGCGATGATGTCATGATTCCCACCCCGGAAACCGAACTTCTCTGTCAACTGGCAATCGGCTATGTCAACAACGAAGCTATGGAAACTGCCGAAATCCTCGATCTCGGCACCGGTTCGGGAGTTATTGCGGTTACTATCACCGCTGAACTCGCCGGGGCATATGTCACGGCCGTCGATATCTCCCGTGCCGCGCTGATGATGGCTCGCAAGAACGCGGCCATCCACGCCCTGGACAGCCGCATAAAATTCGCTGTCTCGGATCTTTTCTCCGGTATCCTGACCGATGAGAAATACGATCTGATTCTTTCCAACCCGCCTTATATCGCCGAGAAAGAATACGATACCCTCCCTCCGGAAGTGCTGGCTGACCCCCGGCAGGCCCTTGTCTCGGGTCCGGAAGGACTCGACCTGATTAAAAGGCTGATTGACAAAGCCCCCGATCATCTAAACCCGAACGGTCGGCTGATGTTTGAGATCGGCTATGATCAGGGCAAAAAAATCGCGAAACTGACTGCCGATGATTCCCGCTATCGATCGCTTTCGATTATAAAAGACCTTAACGACATCGACCGGGTGGTTATTTTGAGTGTTTGA
- a CDS encoding class I SAM-dependent methyltransferase, producing MTGIDIGRYPIDLARTRVADDKIDAEFLCADILRIEYKNEFDLVFLICGQMGHFSPEECRVIFARTAASLKDGGVFIIHLPTFSREDMASYTQWYQEKQPFYFDHPAIIHREQYFFENEQVKLIRDFAVDTVTRHNTLFGVSEKAYTQSELESYASEQGLILTEVFGDYKKSPREINSSEKIYVFRKKDSPADDNY from the coding sequence GTGACCGGGATCGATATCGGCCGTTATCCCATCGACCTCGCTCGCACCCGGGTTGCCGATGATAAAATCGATGCCGAATTTCTCTGCGCAGATATTCTCCGAATCGAATATAAAAACGAATTTGACCTCGTTTTTCTAATCTGTGGCCAGATGGGACATTTCTCCCCCGAAGAATGCCGGGTCATCTTCGCCCGGACAGCCGCAAGTCTCAAAGACGGTGGCGTCTTCATTATCCACCTGCCAACCTTCTCCCGGGAAGACATGGCCAGCTATACCCAATGGTATCAGGAAAAACAACCTTTCTATTTCGACCATCCGGCCATCATCCATCGTGAGCAGTATTTCTTTGAGAATGAACAGGTTAAGTTAATTCGTGATTTTGCCGTCGATACCGTCACCCGCCATAACACGCTCTTCGGAGTTTCTGAAAAAGCCTATACTCAGTCCGAACTGGAATCATATGCCTCCGAACAGGGGCTGATTCTGACCGAAGTTTTCGGCGATTATAAAAAATCCCCCCGGGAGATTAATTCTTCAGAAAAAATATACGTCTTCCGCAAAAAAGATTCTCCGGCTGACGATAATTATTAA
- a CDS encoding flavodoxin family protein, with protein MINILTLIGSPIKSGSTEILLERIADGIINGSVQPVSNEIIRLNNYQYLPCQSCGKSPEPEYCFFHDEIYQVYEQLLDCDIILFGSPIYFDTVSAQAKLFIDRCNCLRPPDFDGKSGHHFKRIISRKRVGAMVLVGGERQEFEYARKVIAGFFQWVEVENCGTITYAGSGWNIGMVSDDEKKLDEAYSLGGKIASNLIINR; from the coding sequence ATGATCAATATTCTGACTCTGATCGGCAGTCCGATTAAAAGCGGTTCGACCGAAATACTGCTCGAACGAATTGCCGATGGCATCATTAACGGCTCCGTTCAACCGGTTTCCAATGAAATTATCCGACTTAACAACTACCAGTATCTCCCCTGCCAATCATGCGGCAAAAGTCCCGAACCGGAATACTGCTTTTTCCATGATGAGATATACCAGGTTTATGAACAACTGCTTGATTGCGATATTATTCTGTTCGGCTCGCCGATCTATTTCGACACCGTCTCGGCCCAAGCCAAGCTCTTTATTGATCGTTGTAACTGCCTTCGCCCGCCGGATTTCGATGGCAAAAGCGGACATCATTTTAAAAGGATCATCAGCCGTAAACGAGTCGGAGCTATGGTCCTGGTTGGCGGCGAGCGTCAGGAATTCGAATATGCCCGTAAGGTCATTGCCGGTTTTTTCCAATGGGTCGAAGTCGAAAACTGCGGGACAATAACTTATGCCGGTTCAGGATGGAATATTGGTATGGTTTCAGACGACGAGAAAAAACTCGATGAAGCCTATTCGCTTGGCGGCAAAATCGCCTCGAACTTAATTATCAATAGGTAA
- a CDS encoding sporulation protein yields the protein MANDNKVSEILKDIVGELKDIARSQTVVGNPITVKDKTVIPVVKISVGFGAGGGQGEAKEKGAGFGGGGGGAAKIEPAAFIIMDEHKISLLSAKPGKLDALVEAVPELIGKIRDVRDKMKKDKPAESSPEGNPGDENPGY from the coding sequence ATGGCTAATGACAACAAGGTCTCCGAAATCCTCAAGGATATTGTCGGGGAACTCAAGGATATCGCCCGATCGCAGACGGTGGTCGGAAACCCGATTACGGTCAAAGACAAAACCGTCATTCCCGTGGTTAAAATCTCGGTCGGGTTCGGGGCCGGCGGCGGCCAGGGTGAAGCCAAAGAAAAAGGCGCCGGATTCGGCGGCGGCGGCGGCGGAGCGGCCAAAATCGAGCCGGCCGCGTTCATTATTATGGATGAACACAAAATCTCCCTGCTCTCGGCCAAACCGGGTAAACTCGATGCCCTGGTCGAGGCGGTCCCGGAGTTAATCGGCAAAATCAGGGATGTCCGCGATAAAATGAAAAAGGACAAACCGGCCGAATCATCGCCGGAGGGAAACCCGGGTGACGAGAATCCCGGGTATTGA
- a CDS encoding DUF2953 domain-containing protein: MIIWYILLLIIILMFLALVSSIRIRFSLEHAAKKLWVSYTLLGVILDLTTKQGTVTIAKIPLYRFDMKRPTRPEKKKKRKFRFKLKPSDFRVAYLEYFRSLLNKIRIDSLDLRVDGGFSDPYNTGRTCAFYWAAKGIFPRLMNHVTFNPDFDREDFDFYGRGNIALRLCHIIRFAGRILFEKLNKKIPQWYIIRRKGESYG, from the coding sequence ATGATTATCTGGTATATCCTGTTACTTATAATCATCCTGATGTTCCTGGCCCTGGTTTCCTCGATCAGGATCCGGTTCAGTCTCGAACATGCGGCTAAAAAGCTGTGGGTCAGTTACACCCTGCTGGGGGTGATACTTGATCTCACAACGAAGCAAGGAACGGTCACTATTGCAAAAATCCCCCTCTATCGGTTCGATATGAAACGGCCGACCCGGCCTGAGAAGAAAAAGAAACGTAAATTCAGATTCAAACTCAAACCGTCTGATTTCAGAGTCGCCTATCTCGAATATTTTAGATCCCTGCTGAATAAAATCCGAATTGACTCTCTCGATCTCCGGGTTGACGGCGGTTTCAGCGACCCTTATAACACCGGACGGACTTGTGCTTTCTACTGGGCGGCCAAAGGGATATTTCCCCGATTGATGAATCATGTTACCTTCAATCCCGATTTCGACCGCGAGGATTTCGATTTTTACGGCCGAGGCAATATTGCCCTGCGCCTGTGTCATATTATCCGCTTTGCCGGTCGAATTCTATTCGAGAAACTCAATAAAAAAATTCCGCAATGGTATATAATAAGAAGAAAAGGAGAAAGTTATGGCTAA
- the prfA gene encoding peptide chain release factor 1, translating into MLEIIEKYEKRLEEINRDLMKPEVLSNQNRLRELSRERRQVEEILETGRLYRQCRRNIDDAREILDTSDDSEMMSMAEEELAASDSRLEGLEEKLNLLLSPKDPRDIKNVIIEIRAGTGGNEAAIFASDLYRMYTRYAEEKGWKVDVLSSNPIELGGVKEIIFIIKGEGAYGRLKYESGVHRVQRVPLTESQGRIHTSAATVAVLLEAEEVDLKINENDLKIDVYRSSGPGGQSVNTTDSAVRITHLPTGLVVTCQDEKSQHKNKARALQVLRARLLDKIIEEQNEEIARERKSMVGTGDRSAKIRTYNFPQSRVTDHRIGLTLHRLNDILDGHLDEIVTALEKHDRQSRLESEKPQKKTG; encoded by the coding sequence ATGCTTGAGATTATAGAAAAATATGAAAAACGCCTCGAGGAAATCAATCGGGACCTGATGAAACCGGAAGTCCTCTCCAACCAGAACCGCCTGCGGGAATTATCTCGCGAGCGGCGTCAGGTTGAGGAAATTCTGGAAACGGGGCGGCTTTACCGCCAATGCCGCCGCAATATCGATGATGCCAGGGAAATCCTGGATACTTCCGATGATTCCGAGATGATGTCTATGGCCGAGGAGGAATTGGCGGCTTCCGATTCCAGACTCGAGGGACTTGAGGAAAAACTGAATCTGCTGCTAAGCCCCAAAGACCCCCGCGATATTAAAAACGTCATTATCGAAATCCGGGCCGGGACCGGCGGCAATGAGGCCGCCATATTCGCCAGCGATCTGTACCGGATGTACACCCGCTATGCCGAAGAGAAAGGATGGAAGGTCGATGTTCTCTCATCCAATCCGATTGAACTGGGCGGTGTCAAGGAAATTATCTTCATTATCAAAGGCGAGGGAGCCTATGGCCGCCTTAAATACGAATCCGGTGTTCACCGGGTTCAGCGCGTCCCTTTGACCGAATCCCAGGGTCGGATCCACACTTCCGCCGCCACTGTGGCGGTCTTACTCGAGGCCGAAGAGGTTGATCTCAAAATAAATGAGAACGATCTTAAAATCGACGTCTACCGTTCCTCCGGGCCGGGCGGCCAGTCGGTCAACACCACCGATTCGGCCGTGCGCATAACCCACCTGCCCACCGGGCTGGTGGTTACCTGCCAGGATGAAAAATCCCAGCACAAAAACAAGGCCCGCGCACTCCAGGTGTTACGCGCCCGCCTGCTGGATAAGATTATCGAAGAGCAAAACGAGGAAATCGCCCGGGAACGGAAATCAATGGTCGGAACCGGCGATCGTTCGGCCAAAATCCGCACCTACAATTTCCCCCAGTCACGCGTGACCGATCATCGCATCGGTTTGACTCTGCACCGTCTCAATGACATTCTTGATGGTCATCTTGACGAAATCGTTACTGCCCTGGAAAAACATGACCGTCAATCCCGGCTGGAATCCGAAAAACCGCAAAAGAAAACCGGCTGA
- a CDS encoding TldD/PmbA family protein, which translates to MIDKSKSQEILKKALALSTGDMTEAVLESERLSLTRFAESKISDNIDTEETTLYIRAVKNKKIGVAAGGDLSDDGIRRTIQNCETILSFMEPDEQFVSFPKPESDILKEDYLVPGTARCGPVERSMAIEKISRICHKAGLKISGAYRIEENRLAVANSLGMERYFAGNHAELSLTASGEHNNSGWAQAFAADASQINIDRLAKNALQKAATSRDPISLPDGQYAVILEPAAVGQLLLLLAFMGFGCKTLYQRRSFMAGKIDEKITGDNFTVYEDNRDPDFNFRPFDYEGVARKKVPLIENGLARGVVYNSYYAALMNTSSTGHALSPTNTFGPYPKTMVVAPGKSSIEEMIKSTDKGILITHFWYLNFLNPMKTMVTGTTLDGTFLIENGSIKSPVKNMRTNQSILEAFSNIEAITADRIIYPQFSVLMKVPGMKINDFNLAAEEEENNKC; encoded by the coding sequence GTGATCGATAAAAGCAAATCTCAAGAAATACTCAAAAAGGCCCTGGCCCTTTCCACCGGCGATATGACCGAGGCTGTTCTGGAAAGCGAGCGCCTGTCGCTGACTCGTTTCGCAGAATCAAAGATCAGCGACAATATCGACACCGAGGAAACCACCCTGTACATCCGGGCTGTTAAAAACAAAAAAATCGGCGTCGCCGCCGGTGGTGACTTGTCTGATGATGGTATTCGGCGCACCATACAGAACTGCGAAACGATTTTATCTTTCATGGAGCCCGATGAGCAGTTTGTCTCTTTCCCGAAACCGGAAAGCGATATTCTCAAGGAAGATTACCTGGTGCCCGGCACCGCCCGGTGCGGACCGGTAGAGCGTTCCATGGCAATCGAGAAAATATCCCGCATCTGTCACAAGGCCGGCCTGAAAATCTCAGGAGCATACCGTATCGAGGAAAACCGCCTGGCCGTGGCCAACAGCCTCGGGATGGAGCGTTATTTTGCCGGGAATCATGCCGAGCTGTCCCTGACCGCTTCCGGCGAACATAATAACTCCGGCTGGGCCCAGGCTTTTGCGGCCGATGCTTCCCAAATCAATATCGACAGACTGGCCAAAAACGCCCTGCAGAAAGCCGCCACATCACGGGATCCGATCTCCCTGCCTGATGGGCAGTACGCTGTCATCCTCGAACCGGCCGCCGTCGGTCAACTCCTCCTGCTTCTTGCTTTCATGGGATTTGGATGTAAGACTCTTTATCAGCGCCGCTCTTTCATGGCCGGTAAAATCGACGAAAAAATAACCGGTGATAATTTCACCGTCTATGAAGATAACCGCGATCCCGATTTCAATTTCCGACCTTTCGATTATGAAGGCGTCGCCCGGAAGAAGGTCCCCCTGATCGAGAATGGCCTGGCCCGCGGGGTAGTCTATAATTCATACTATGCCGCTTTGATGAATACATCTTCCACCGGACATGCTCTCTCCCCCACCAATACCTTCGGACCGTACCCGAAAACCATGGTGGTCGCGCCCGGAAAAAGCTCAATTGAGGAAATGATCAAATCTACCGACAAAGGTATCCTGATCACTCATTTCTGGTATCTTAACTTCCTCAATCCGATGAAAACTATGGTTACCGGCACCACCCTCGATGGAACCTTTCTAATCGAAAATGGTTCCATCAAATCACCGGTGAAGAATATGCGAACCAACCAGTCCATCCTCGAGGCCTTTTCCAATATTGAAGCTATCACCGCTGATCGGATAATCTACCCGCAGTTTTCAGTCCTGATGAAAGTCCCGGGAATGAAAATCAACGACTTTAATCTGGCCGCCGAGGAAGAGGAGAACAATAAATGCTGA